The genomic DNA TTCTTCCCGTCCATTCCGAGCGGCCTGCTGTTGGCCTTTATCTGGGGCTTTATCTTCGCGCCGATCCCGTCGGGGATTCTGAACACATTCCTGCGCGAACTGTTCGGGATGTCGGCACAGCCATGGTTATCCGATCCTGTGCTGGCCAAGATTTCGACGATTGTCGTCGCTGTTTGGGCCACGACCGGTTGGCACGCAGTCATTTATCTGGCCTTCCTTCAGTCGATTTCCAAGGACTTCTTCGAGGCAGCGGCGATCGATGGCGCCAACAAGTGGCAGCAGATCCGCTACATTACCATTCCGCTGCTGGCTCCGGCGATGACGGTGAGCGTGCTGCTCTTAATCACTAACGGCTTGAAGGTTTATGAGATCCCGTTTGCATTAACGAACGGCGGACCTGGTTTTGAGACGCATACGATTACGCAGGTGATCGTGCTCCGGGGGATTTCCGAAGCT from Paenibacillus woosongensis includes the following:
- a CDS encoding carbohydrate ABC transporter permease; this encodes MGKFMRQLQYQVFLIPILIIYTLFTIYPLIRSFMLSLTNFNGYSTNYDFIGLKNYVRLFADNAIVSGISFTILFAVATTVLVTLLAIPLALVLDQNFFSKNVLRAVFFFPSIPSGLLLAFIWGFIFAPIPSGILNTFLRELFGMSAQPWLSDPVLAKISTIVVAVWATTGWHAVIYLAFLQSISKDFFEAAAIDGANKWQQIRYITIPLLAPAMTVSVLLLITNGLKVYEIPFALTNGGPGFETHTITQVIVLRGISEAQFGLASAISVIFFLIVLVIGFVQFNLMQKREERMQ